One Doryrhamphus excisus isolate RoL2022-K1 chromosome 17, RoL_Dexc_1.0, whole genome shotgun sequence genomic region harbors:
- the si:ch211-1i11.3 gene encoding mitogen-activated protein kinase kinase kinase 5 isoform X2, producing the protein MYTTERRRMSLRETRRRDNDWLSSAGSLWQDPLAIELSSRNTKQHVVSPRSRGRPVTVVYIANEEAAVVASSPAEGNLPLACLKEACSETRATFKSIPFERISMATTDVLDSFYNADVAVFEMSDSFCQPSLFYHLGVRESFSMTNNIILYHYKDDTDVQAVKEQCGSYTFLPYVVTPQSKAFACDGGVMTGIKELMQPSFQLDSLLTPLVDRLVYMLNNVHVQSSEYFRESIRHDIRMARERYSGQALSEELSRIQKRLDSVELLTPDIVVNLLLSYRDIQNYDAMIKLVEMLNNLPMCLVAKHHNIKFHYIFALNRRNQPGDRVKALEEILPIVESGGRVVSDVYCLCGRIYKDMFITSGFTDQHCRDQACYWYGKAFETEHTLHSGINNVVLLMAAGHEFDTSIELRKIGVAISTLLGRKGSLEKMKDYWDVGFYLGANILANAHRKVIEASEKLYKLKAPIWYVASVMETYILYRQFAKPPEVRPPKQDTLDFWMELLLQYCKPKVCTDQCPVLILEPSKVLQPASVSVSDGDESCTVQLKHVTPFKKGLHQWTFPAAAIRGVSVSKIDERSCFLYVHYNSDDFQLCFPSELHCKGFCDMVNSLLHQAEDASQDLSHVTEGILEYVYETNENGDKVVLGKGTYGVVYAGRDMSNQVRIAIKEIPEKDSTYSQPLHEEIRLHKRLKHRNIVQYLGSVSQDGFIKIFMEEVPGGSLSSLLRSKWGPLKDNEATIIFYTKQILEGLRYLHDNQIVHRDIKGDNVLINTYSGVLKISDFGTSKRLAGINPCTETFAGTLQYMAPEIIDQGPRGYGKPADIWSLGCTIIEMATGKTPFHELGSPQAAMFKVGMFKIHPKVPESMSDKAKSFIMNCFVPDPDDRATATDLLIDTFLSSAPRKKNRPMQDSDPEDVSAGDYQRSLSVPVSILVEDTDSYSDSIDLSCSLDFRSTQSAFRAHISESPPINGQFLPVPEESPLDMSSPASTDENIGLFMLRKDSERRATLHRVLTDYISNVVANIQEAVPQYGEGSSLTEEHITKLICCLRDNICSPDRKQLTSNLLDLRATLLSTAVPQNGLQAALFSFQDAVKKVLRQQQVKPHWMFALDNLLRQAVQDAITVLLPELKLQLQSSFETEDSTPEEQPPVPNGNLLNETPHSDQSESVDEAVLATSDSLLDSNCPLSDELRDLRIETRRLLRLLSDKEREYQDLLRTSVQQKQHHIDALRRDSSGDSTPQTRCDPDVKDMVRWLEAVPVDHNTVDKLVAHEFTLDCLLRMACRDDLMYSGIRGGMLCRIWAAITAHRKSQHNIHHQDSDGALL; encoded by the exons ATGTACACGACGGAGCGCAGGCGGATGAGCCTCCGCGAGACAAGGAGGCGGGACAACGATTGGTTGTCGTCGGCTGGAAGTTTGTGGCAGGACCCGCTGGCCATAGAGCTCAGCTCTCGAAACACCAAGCAGCACGTCGTCTCGCCGAGGAGCCGCGGCCGCCCAGTGACGGTGGTCTACATCGCCAACGAGGAGGCGGCGGTGGTGGCGTCTTCCCCAGCCGAAGGGAACTTGCCTCTGGCGTGTCTAAAGGAAGCGTGCTCGGAGACCCGCGCCACCTTTAAAAGTATCCCGTTTGAGAggatctccatggcgaccacagACGTCCTAGATAGTTTCTACAATGCTG ACGTTGCCGTGTTTGAGATGAGTGACTCTTTCTGCCAGCCTTCCCTCTTCTACCACCTGGGAGTGAGAGAAAGTTTCAGCATGACAAACAACATCATCCTGTATCACTACAAAGACGACACAGACGTGCAAGCTGTCAAG GAGCAGTGTGGAAGTTATACATTCCTCCCTTACGTGGTGACGCCTCAGAGCAAGGCGTTTGCCTGTGATGGCGGCGTGATGACCGGCATCAAAGAGCTGATGCAGCCTAGCTTCCAACTGGACTCTCTGCTCACACCTCTGGTGGACAGACTGGTTTACATGCTCAACAACGTACACGTGCAGTCCAG CGAGTACTTCCGTGAGTCCATCAGGCACGACATCCGCATGGCTAGGGAGCGGTATAGTGGTCAAGCCTTGAGCGAGGAGCTGAGCCGCATCCAGAAGCGTCTGGACAGCGTGGAGCTGCTCACGCCTGACATTGTCGTCAATTTGCTGCTGTCCTACAGGGACATCCAG AACTACGATGCTATGATCAAACTGGTGGAGATGCTGAACAACTTACCTATGTGTCTCGTGGCGAAACATCACAATATCAAGTTTCACTACATATTTGCTCTAAACAG GAGGAATCAGCCAGGGGATCGAGTAAAAGCTTTGGAGGAAATCCTTCCCATCGTGGAATCGGGAGGCAGAGTGGTATCGGATGTCTACTGCCTGTGCGGTCGCATCTACAAAGACATGTTCATCACCTCAGGCTTCACTGACCAGCACTGCAGAGATCAGGCCTGTTATTG GTATGGAAAAGCCTTTGAGACGGAGCACACGCTTCACTCAGGCATCAACAATGTGGTCCTTCTCATGGCGGCGGGACACGAGTTTGACACCTCCATTGAGCTGCGCAAAATAG GTGTGGCCATAAGCACTCTGCTGGGCCGTAAGGGCAGCTTAGAGAAGATGAAGGACTACTGGGATGTGGGCTTCTACCTCGGCGCCAACATCCTGGCTAATGCACACAGGAAAGTCATCGAGGCTTCAGAGAAACTCTACAAGCTAAAAGCTCCGATATG GTACGTGGCATCCGTGATGGAGACCTACATTCTGTACCGACAGTTTGCCAAGCCTCCTGAGGTGAGGCCTCCCAAGCAGGACACATTGGACTTCTGGATGGAGCTTCTGTTGCAGTACTGCAAACCCAAAGTCTGCACTGACCAATGCCCG GTGCTCATTCTGGAGCCCAGTAAAGTCCTTCAGCCTGCTAGCGTGTCTGTGAGTGATGGGGATGAAAGCTGCACTGTCCAGTTGAAGCACGTCACCCCGTTTAAG AAAGGCTTACATCAGTGGACTTTCCCAGCTGCTGCAATCCGGGGAGTGAG TGTGTCAAAGATCGATGAGCGGAGCTGCTTTCTGTATGTCCACTACAACTCTGATGACTTCCAGCTTTGCTTCCCCTCTGAGCTCCACTGCAAAGG TTTCTGTGACATGGTCAACTCTCTGCTCCATCAGGCTGAAGATGCCTCTCAGGACCTCAGCCATGTCACTGAAGGAATACTCGAG TACGTCTATGAGACCAACGAGAATGGCGACAAAGTGGTTCTCGGCAAAGGGACGTACGGCGTAGTGTATGCTGGGAGGGACATGAGCAACCAAGTACGCATCGCCATCAAGGAGATCCCAGAGAAGGACAGCAC TTATTCCCAGCCTCTCCACGAGGAGATCCGGCTTCACAAGAGGCTGAAGCACAGGAATATTGTCCAGTACCTGGGCTCCGTCAGTCAGGACGGTTTCATCAAGATCTTCATGGAAGAAGTACCAGGAG GAAGTTTGTCATCCCTGCTGCGCTCCAAGTGGGGTCCTCTGAAGGACAACGAGGCCACCATCATCTTCTACACCAAGCAGATCCTGGAGGGGCTCAGATATCTCCATGACAACCAGATAGTTCACAGAGACATCAAG GGTGACAATGTGCTGATCAACACTTATAGTGGCGTTTTAAAGATCTCCGACTTTGGAACCTCCAAGAGGTTAGCTGGGATCAACCCCTGCACGGAGACGTTTGCTG GAACTCTTCAGTATATGGCGCCAGAGATTATAGACCAAGGGCCTCGGGGGTACGGCAAGCCGGCTGACATATGGTCCCTGGGGTGCACCATCATCGAAATGGCAACAGGCAAAACCCCCTTTCATGAGCTGGGAAGTCCACAGGCAGCCATGTTCAAG GTTGGGATGTTTAAGATCCACCCCAAGGTACCAGAGAGTATGTCAGACAAGGCCAAGAGCTTCATCATGAACTGTTTCGTGCCCGATCCAGACGACCGGGCCACAGCCACCGATCTGCTCATAGACACCTTCCTCAGTTCGGCTCCCAGGAAGAAGAACAGGCCGATGCAGGATTCTGACCCTGAAGACGTTTCTGCTG GCGACTACCAGCGCAGCCTATCAGTGCCAGTCTCCATCCTGGTGGAGGACACAGACTCATACTCGGATTCGATAGACTTGTCCTGCTCCCTGGACTTCAGGAGTACACAGTCCGCTTTCAGAGCACACATCTCTGAGAGCCCACCCATCAACGGACAATTCCTGCC CGTCCCGGAAGAGTCCCCTCTGGACATGAGCAGCCCCGCGTCCACAGACGAAAACATCGGTCTGTTCATGCTGAGGAAGGACAGTGAGAGGAGAGCCACGCTGCACCGAGTGCTCACTGACTACATCTCCAACGTTGTGGCCAACATACAGGAAGCCGTGCCTCAG TACGGTGAGGGCTCTTCGCTGACGGAGGAACACATCACTAAGCTCATCTGCTGTTTGCGAGACAACATCTGCTCCCCAGACAGGAAGCAGCTGACCAGCAATCTGCTGGACCTCAGAGCAACACTACTTTCCACCGCAGTGCCCCAAAACGGCCTGCAGGCGGCGCTGTTCAGCTTCCAGGACGCA GTGAAGAAAGTGTTGAGGCAACAGCAAGTGAAACCTCACTGGATGTTCGCGCTGGACAATCTGCTGAGACAGGCTGTGCAGGATGCCATCACTGTGCTTCTTCCAG AACTGAAGCTCCAGTTGCAGTCATCATTCGAGACAGAGGACAGCACTCCAGAAGAGCAGCCCCCTGTCCCAAATGGCAACCTGCTCAACGAAACGCCACACTCTGACCAGTCAGAATCTGTGGACGAGGCAGTCTTGGCGACTTCAGATTCACTCCTAGACAGCAACTGTCCCCTAAGCGACGAACTGAGAGACCTCCGAATAGAGACCAGAAG ACTGCTAAGGCTGTTGAGTGACAAGGAGAGAGAATACCAGGACCTCCTGCGGACCTCAGTCCAGCAGAAACAACACCACATTGATGCTCTGCGGAGAGACTCTTCAG
- the si:ch211-1i11.3 gene encoding mitogen-activated protein kinase kinase kinase 5 isoform X1: protein MYTTERRRMSLRETRRRDNDWLSSAGSLWQDPLAIELSSRNTKQHVVSPRSRGRPVTVVYIANEEAAVVASSPAEGNLPLACLKEACSETRATFKSIPFERISMATTDVLDSFYNADVAVFEMSDSFCQPSLFYHLGVRESFSMTNNIILYHYKDDTDVQAVKEQCGSYTFLPYVVTPQSKAFACDGGVMTGIKELMQPSFQLDSLLTPLVDRLVYMLNNVHVQSSEYFRESIRHDIRMARERYSGQALSEELSRIQKRLDSVELLTPDIVVNLLLSYRDIQNYDAMIKLVEMLNNLPMCLVAKHHNIKFHYIFALNRRNQPGDRVKALEEILPIVESGGRVVSDVYCLCGRIYKDMFITSGFTDQHCRDQACYWYGKAFETEHTLHSGINNVVLLMAAGHEFDTSIELRKIGVAISTLLGRKGSLEKMKDYWDVGFYLGANILANAHRKVIEASEKLYKLKAPIWYVASVMETYILYRQFAKPPEVRPPKQDTLDFWMELLLQYCKPKVCTDQCPVLILEPSKVLQPASVSVSDGDESCTVQLKHVTPFKQKGLHQWTFPAAAIRGVSVSKIDERSCFLYVHYNSDDFQLCFPSELHCKGFCDMVNSLLHQAEDASQDLSHVTEGILEYVYETNENGDKVVLGKGTYGVVYAGRDMSNQVRIAIKEIPEKDSTYSQPLHEEIRLHKRLKHRNIVQYLGSVSQDGFIKIFMEEVPGGSLSSLLRSKWGPLKDNEATIIFYTKQILEGLRYLHDNQIVHRDIKGDNVLINTYSGVLKISDFGTSKRLAGINPCTETFAGTLQYMAPEIIDQGPRGYGKPADIWSLGCTIIEMATGKTPFHELGSPQAAMFKVGMFKIHPKVPESMSDKAKSFIMNCFVPDPDDRATATDLLIDTFLSSAPRKKNRPMQDSDPEDVSAGDYQRSLSVPVSILVEDTDSYSDSIDLSCSLDFRSTQSAFRAHISESPPINGQFLPVPEESPLDMSSPASTDENIGLFMLRKDSERRATLHRVLTDYISNVVANIQEAVPQYGEGSSLTEEHITKLICCLRDNICSPDRKQLTSNLLDLRATLLSTAVPQNGLQAALFSFQDAVKKVLRQQQVKPHWMFALDNLLRQAVQDAITVLLPELKLQLQSSFETEDSTPEEQPPVPNGNLLNETPHSDQSESVDEAVLATSDSLLDSNCPLSDELRDLRIETRRLLRLLSDKEREYQDLLRTSVQQKQHHIDALRRDSSGDSTPQTRCDPDVKDMVRWLEAVPVDHNTVDKLVAHEFTLDCLLRMACRDDLMYSGIRGGMLCRIWAAITAHRKSQHNIHHQDSDGALL from the exons ATGTACACGACGGAGCGCAGGCGGATGAGCCTCCGCGAGACAAGGAGGCGGGACAACGATTGGTTGTCGTCGGCTGGAAGTTTGTGGCAGGACCCGCTGGCCATAGAGCTCAGCTCTCGAAACACCAAGCAGCACGTCGTCTCGCCGAGGAGCCGCGGCCGCCCAGTGACGGTGGTCTACATCGCCAACGAGGAGGCGGCGGTGGTGGCGTCTTCCCCAGCCGAAGGGAACTTGCCTCTGGCGTGTCTAAAGGAAGCGTGCTCGGAGACCCGCGCCACCTTTAAAAGTATCCCGTTTGAGAggatctccatggcgaccacagACGTCCTAGATAGTTTCTACAATGCTG ACGTTGCCGTGTTTGAGATGAGTGACTCTTTCTGCCAGCCTTCCCTCTTCTACCACCTGGGAGTGAGAGAAAGTTTCAGCATGACAAACAACATCATCCTGTATCACTACAAAGACGACACAGACGTGCAAGCTGTCAAG GAGCAGTGTGGAAGTTATACATTCCTCCCTTACGTGGTGACGCCTCAGAGCAAGGCGTTTGCCTGTGATGGCGGCGTGATGACCGGCATCAAAGAGCTGATGCAGCCTAGCTTCCAACTGGACTCTCTGCTCACACCTCTGGTGGACAGACTGGTTTACATGCTCAACAACGTACACGTGCAGTCCAG CGAGTACTTCCGTGAGTCCATCAGGCACGACATCCGCATGGCTAGGGAGCGGTATAGTGGTCAAGCCTTGAGCGAGGAGCTGAGCCGCATCCAGAAGCGTCTGGACAGCGTGGAGCTGCTCACGCCTGACATTGTCGTCAATTTGCTGCTGTCCTACAGGGACATCCAG AACTACGATGCTATGATCAAACTGGTGGAGATGCTGAACAACTTACCTATGTGTCTCGTGGCGAAACATCACAATATCAAGTTTCACTACATATTTGCTCTAAACAG GAGGAATCAGCCAGGGGATCGAGTAAAAGCTTTGGAGGAAATCCTTCCCATCGTGGAATCGGGAGGCAGAGTGGTATCGGATGTCTACTGCCTGTGCGGTCGCATCTACAAAGACATGTTCATCACCTCAGGCTTCACTGACCAGCACTGCAGAGATCAGGCCTGTTATTG GTATGGAAAAGCCTTTGAGACGGAGCACACGCTTCACTCAGGCATCAACAATGTGGTCCTTCTCATGGCGGCGGGACACGAGTTTGACACCTCCATTGAGCTGCGCAAAATAG GTGTGGCCATAAGCACTCTGCTGGGCCGTAAGGGCAGCTTAGAGAAGATGAAGGACTACTGGGATGTGGGCTTCTACCTCGGCGCCAACATCCTGGCTAATGCACACAGGAAAGTCATCGAGGCTTCAGAGAAACTCTACAAGCTAAAAGCTCCGATATG GTACGTGGCATCCGTGATGGAGACCTACATTCTGTACCGACAGTTTGCCAAGCCTCCTGAGGTGAGGCCTCCCAAGCAGGACACATTGGACTTCTGGATGGAGCTTCTGTTGCAGTACTGCAAACCCAAAGTCTGCACTGACCAATGCCCG GTGCTCATTCTGGAGCCCAGTAAAGTCCTTCAGCCTGCTAGCGTGTCTGTGAGTGATGGGGATGAAAGCTGCACTGTCCAGTTGAAGCACGTCACCCCGTTTAAG CAGAAAGGCTTACATCAGTGGACTTTCCCAGCTGCTGCAATCCGGGGAGTGAG TGTGTCAAAGATCGATGAGCGGAGCTGCTTTCTGTATGTCCACTACAACTCTGATGACTTCCAGCTTTGCTTCCCCTCTGAGCTCCACTGCAAAGG TTTCTGTGACATGGTCAACTCTCTGCTCCATCAGGCTGAAGATGCCTCTCAGGACCTCAGCCATGTCACTGAAGGAATACTCGAG TACGTCTATGAGACCAACGAGAATGGCGACAAAGTGGTTCTCGGCAAAGGGACGTACGGCGTAGTGTATGCTGGGAGGGACATGAGCAACCAAGTACGCATCGCCATCAAGGAGATCCCAGAGAAGGACAGCAC TTATTCCCAGCCTCTCCACGAGGAGATCCGGCTTCACAAGAGGCTGAAGCACAGGAATATTGTCCAGTACCTGGGCTCCGTCAGTCAGGACGGTTTCATCAAGATCTTCATGGAAGAAGTACCAGGAG GAAGTTTGTCATCCCTGCTGCGCTCCAAGTGGGGTCCTCTGAAGGACAACGAGGCCACCATCATCTTCTACACCAAGCAGATCCTGGAGGGGCTCAGATATCTCCATGACAACCAGATAGTTCACAGAGACATCAAG GGTGACAATGTGCTGATCAACACTTATAGTGGCGTTTTAAAGATCTCCGACTTTGGAACCTCCAAGAGGTTAGCTGGGATCAACCCCTGCACGGAGACGTTTGCTG GAACTCTTCAGTATATGGCGCCAGAGATTATAGACCAAGGGCCTCGGGGGTACGGCAAGCCGGCTGACATATGGTCCCTGGGGTGCACCATCATCGAAATGGCAACAGGCAAAACCCCCTTTCATGAGCTGGGAAGTCCACAGGCAGCCATGTTCAAG GTTGGGATGTTTAAGATCCACCCCAAGGTACCAGAGAGTATGTCAGACAAGGCCAAGAGCTTCATCATGAACTGTTTCGTGCCCGATCCAGACGACCGGGCCACAGCCACCGATCTGCTCATAGACACCTTCCTCAGTTCGGCTCCCAGGAAGAAGAACAGGCCGATGCAGGATTCTGACCCTGAAGACGTTTCTGCTG GCGACTACCAGCGCAGCCTATCAGTGCCAGTCTCCATCCTGGTGGAGGACACAGACTCATACTCGGATTCGATAGACTTGTCCTGCTCCCTGGACTTCAGGAGTACACAGTCCGCTTTCAGAGCACACATCTCTGAGAGCCCACCCATCAACGGACAATTCCTGCC CGTCCCGGAAGAGTCCCCTCTGGACATGAGCAGCCCCGCGTCCACAGACGAAAACATCGGTCTGTTCATGCTGAGGAAGGACAGTGAGAGGAGAGCCACGCTGCACCGAGTGCTCACTGACTACATCTCCAACGTTGTGGCCAACATACAGGAAGCCGTGCCTCAG TACGGTGAGGGCTCTTCGCTGACGGAGGAACACATCACTAAGCTCATCTGCTGTTTGCGAGACAACATCTGCTCCCCAGACAGGAAGCAGCTGACCAGCAATCTGCTGGACCTCAGAGCAACACTACTTTCCACCGCAGTGCCCCAAAACGGCCTGCAGGCGGCGCTGTTCAGCTTCCAGGACGCA GTGAAGAAAGTGTTGAGGCAACAGCAAGTGAAACCTCACTGGATGTTCGCGCTGGACAATCTGCTGAGACAGGCTGTGCAGGATGCCATCACTGTGCTTCTTCCAG AACTGAAGCTCCAGTTGCAGTCATCATTCGAGACAGAGGACAGCACTCCAGAAGAGCAGCCCCCTGTCCCAAATGGCAACCTGCTCAACGAAACGCCACACTCTGACCAGTCAGAATCTGTGGACGAGGCAGTCTTGGCGACTTCAGATTCACTCCTAGACAGCAACTGTCCCCTAAGCGACGAACTGAGAGACCTCCGAATAGAGACCAGAAG ACTGCTAAGGCTGTTGAGTGACAAGGAGAGAGAATACCAGGACCTCCTGCGGACCTCAGTCCAGCAGAAACAACACCACATTGATGCTCTGCGGAGAGACTCTTCAG
- the snip1 gene encoding smad nuclear-interacting protein 1, with amino-acid sequence MAKEKRHKRRDSPEVKVKVKQEKLSPERPRKTRRSPSSNTSPPRRRPSRSPGRTRDRRGSRSPRRRSRSPHRNADVKLKREREEHRSAGDDHRRRNELPEERRSRWESDRPQERDRNGGRRRERDAASSQQAERRHHDEQRRENRRQREENQEFDFGQPNSGGNSPSAPPADKEKPNFGLSGALTEDTNTFRGVVIKYNEPPEARIPKRRWRLYPFKNDEQLPVMYIHRQSAYLMGRQRKIADIPIDHPSCSKQHAVFQYRLVEFTRADGTTGRRVRPYIIDLGSGNGTYLNNQRIEAQRYYELKEKDVLKFGFSSREYVLLHEFSDTSEVDAQQVEEDDDEGLDEVTNESAS; translated from the exons ATGGCCAAAGAAAAGCGACACAAGAGAAGGGATTCACCGGAAGTGAAAGTTAAGGTGAAACAAGAGAAGCTGAGCCCGGAGAGGCCGCGAAAAACACGCCGCTCACCAAGCAGCAACACAAGTCCACCTAGGAGGAGACCGAGCAg GTCACCTGGCAGGACAAGGGACCGACGAGGCAGCAGAAGCCCTCGAAGGAGAAGCCGAAGTCCGCATCGTAATGCTGATGTCAAGTTAAAGCGG GAGCGTGAAGAGCACCGCTCTGCCGGAGAtgaccacagaagaagaaacgaGCTGCCGGAGGAAAGGCGTAGCAGGTGGGAATCAGACCGGCCTCAGGAGAGAGACCGCAATGGCGGCCGACGCCGGGAAAGGGACGCAGCATCTTCCCAGCAGGCCGAGCGTCGGCACCATGATGAGCAGCGCAGGGAAAACCGTCGGCAGCGTGAGGAAAACCAAGAGTTTGATTTTGGGCAACCCAACAGCGGAGGTAACAGCCCGTCTGCGCCTCCTGCTGACAAGGAGAAACCAAACTTTGGTCTGTCGGGAGCGCTTACGGAAGACACAAACACGTTCCGCGGAGTTGTTATTAAATACAATGAGCCGCCCGAGGCTCGCATTCCCAAACGGCGGTGGCGGCTGTACCCTTTCAAGAACGACGAGCAACTTCCAGTCATGTACATTCACAGACAGAGTGCCTATCTGATGGGACGACAACGCAAAATTGCCGACATTCCCATTGATCATCCATCCTGCTCCAAGCAGCATGCAGTATTCCAGTACAG ACTTGTGGAGTTCACACGGGCCGACGGCACCACGGGGCGCCGGGTGAGGCCGTACATCATCGACCTGGGCTCGGGCAACGGTACTTACCTTAACAACCAGCGCATTGAGGCACAGCGTTACTACGAGCTCAAAGAGAAGGACGTGCTCAAGTTCGGCTTCAGCAGCCGCGAATATGTCCTCCTGCACGAGTTCTCCGACACCAGCGAGGTGGATGCTCAGCAAGTGGAAGAAGACGACGACGAAGGCCTTGACGAAGTTACTAACGAATCAgcaagttaa
- the dnali1 gene encoding axonemal dynein light intermediate polypeptide 1 — protein MSEPLESLLKYDTPVLANQGSVRKSVKGRPFKVSQHQPVDSPVPPPPKSKPPDGSKQQNEEILHVMFTPREWTDGNQVWQQRVSTAPCTRADVLNLEELLDRKLQKRRALETGICPIRRELYSQCFEELIRQVTINCAERGLLLLRVRDEIQMTISAYQTLYESSVVFGMRKALQAEQGKVDMQQKIQDLESEIQDLSRQLNEKKVECIATEKREEEKREAQEKKYMEQVHFLKRTNQQLKVRIEK, from the exons atgtcTGAGCCCTTAGAGTCTCTCCTGAAATATGATACTCCGGTTCTCGCTAACCAAGGCAGTGTTAGAAAATCAGTAAAG GGACGTCCATTTAAAGTGAGCCAGCACCAGCCTGTGGACTCCCCTGTGCCCCCTCCCCCTAAAAGCAAACCACCTGATGGCAGCAAGCAGCAAAACGAAGAAATCCTCCATGTTATGTTCACACCCAG GGAGTGGACGGATGGCAATCAGGTGTGGCAGCAGCGAGTGTCCACTGCACCGTGCACGCGAGCCGATGTCCTCAACCTGGAGGAGCTTCTGGACAGGAAACTGCAGAAGAGGCGCGCCTTGGAAACGGGCATCTGCCCCATCCGCAGGGAGCTCTACTCGCAGTGCTTTG AGGAGCTCATCCGACAGGTGACCATCAACTGTGCAGAGAGGGGCCTCCTGCTGCTTCGGGTCCGAGATGAGATCCAAATGACCATCTCAGCCTACCAAACGCTGTACGAGAGCAGTGTGGTGTTTGGCATGAGGAAAGCTCTGCAGGCCGAGCAGGGCAAGGTGGACATGCAACAAAAA aTTCAGGATTTGGAGAGCGAGATACAGGATCTAAGCCGTcaactaaatgaaaaaaaagtagagTGTATTGCGACTGAGAAGAGGGAAGAGGAAAAGCGTGAAGCGCAGGAAAAGAAGTACATGGAGCAGGTTCACTTTCTGAAGAGAACCAATCAGCAGCTCAAGGTGAggatagaaaaataa